CCTACGCTTCTTTTATAATACGATTTCAATCGTTGTTCCGTAACCCACTATACTGTTGATTTTAATTTCTCCATTGTGTACCCGAATAACATCATTTGCAATAGCCATACCAAGACCGGAGCCTTTATGTAACTCCCCGGTGTTTGTTCCCCGATAATACCGATCAAAAATTCTTTCCAACTCTTTTTTCTGTATGCCTTTTCCATCATCTTGAATGATGATGTGTATCTGTTCCTTCTTTTCAATACGGACAACAATATTTACATTGCTATCATTATGAACAATCGCGTTATAGATCAGATTACTTATTGCTCTCCGAATGAAGATCTCATCAACATCTATTGCAATCGTTTCTTGATCACACTGAAATTCAATGTGTCTATCGGAATACTTGGCGTCATTCAAAATATCAATCACCATATTCCGCAGAAGAGTCACCATATTAACCGTCTTTTTATTTAAAGACAATTCTTTGTTTTTCAATCTTGTAGATAAGTTTAAATCCTCGATAACCTCATTCATATATAGTGATTTACTCTCAATGATTTCAGCATATTCCATCATTTCTTCTATTGAAAATTGATATTCTGCATCTTTCATCATTTCGGCATAACCTAAGATGGAAGCTAACGGCGTTTTAATATCATGAGAGATATTCGAAATCCACTCTTCCTTCATTTTATCCAGTTTTTTTCGCTCATTTTCGCTCACTCTTAGCTCATTTGACAAATAATTAACATTGTAAAAAACTTCTTTGTAGATTCCTTTAGGTTCATAATTTATATTGTATTCTTTATTGGCCAACCTTTTGATCCCGTCAATCAACGAGTTTAATGGCTTGGTAAGCCTTTTACTGAATAAATATCCGATCAATAAAGCAATAAATCCATCAATAATTATAAAAATGAGGCTGCCTACTTTGAACATATGGAAGATGTTCCGATAATCATATGACAAGACATATTTACCGATATTAGGATCTTCAATTCCAATAAAAAAACTGTAGTTTTTTTGATTCATTTCTTTTCCACTTACAAAAACGGTGGTTTGTCCATCAATTTCCTTATATTTGTACATTTGAATCGCTTCTAATGGCGTATATTTTTTCTTTATCTCTTCTGGCAATCTATAACCGTATATTTCCTTGCCGTTTTCGTCTAATATTTGTATCCAGGCCTTATTGGCTTCAAGCTCTTTTTTTCCTTTTTCGGTGATTGTCACCTGATTATTAGCCATCGCTATATAATGACGGAACCCTGTCGTAAATGCTTCTGCAGATATCTCTCTAGTTTGAAAAGAAGGCTTCTGAGATACAGCCTGGGCGACGAGCAAACCCAATACAATCACAATATTTATAATAAGCACTAGTATGACTACCAACACAACGGATAATAAATATCTTCCAGTTAACCACCATTTCATGGATTATTCGTCCCTTATAACAAGTTTATATCCTAAGCCTTTTACTGTAATTAGATATTGAGGGTTTGAAGGCTGTTCCTCAATTTTCTCCCTTAATCTCCGAATGTGTACCATAACCGTATTATCAAAGCCTATAAAATCTTCCCCCCACACATGGTCGCAGAGGCTTTCTTTGCTAATAATTCGATTCGCGTTCTTAAGAAGATACGATATCAAGCCAAGTTCTTTTGGCCTTAGTTCAATGTTTTCACCATTCTTTTTTAATTCTGCCCTTTGTTCATTTAATTCGAAGGGACCTGCTTTCAATAGAGTGTCTTCTTCCTTATCAGCCTGGATATAATCAGCTCTACGTAATTGTGCTTTTACACGATAAGCCACTTCTTTGGGGCTAAATGGCTTTACAATATAGTCATCACCACCAATAGCAAATCCTAAAATTTTGTCAATTTCCTCTGTTTTTGCGGATAAGAACAGAATGGGTACGTTAGAGATACTTCTGATTTGTTTACAAACGTCATAACCTTCTCCATCAGGCAGCATAATATCCAGCAACACAATATCAGGCTTTTTTTGCTGGAATTGTATAAATCCGTCACTCACTGTTGTTGAAGTATAGATATTATCTATTCCTTCTTTTGTTAAAACTGTTTTTAAAATTCTTAAAATGTCTTCTTCATCATCTATAATTAATACCTTAGTATTTTTTAGTGACATGTCATAACTCCTTCGCCCAAATTCCTCTGTGTTAGTAAGTATATAGCATAGATACGTCAGTTTAAACCATAAAATTCGAAATGACAGCACGTTTTAGATGTTGTTTCATAATGAAAAAAGACTTAGTTATCTTTAATCGATAACTAAGTCCTTCACTTTTAACTATGCTTCGCTATAGAGTGAATTTCATTTTATTATTTTTCTGACTCTTCCATTTTTCCCATATGTCATGAATCGCCAGTGCCAAACCGCGAATAATATCTAATGAAATAATTCTTTCTTTTTGATAAATGGATGGATTCACTTTAATTTTTCCTTAGCTTTGTTAGAAATGTCTTCTATTTTCACTTCTTTATAGGACTTGACTTTTTTATCGTCTTTCACAAATAAATTTAAATAAGCTTCCTCACGAAGTTGCTTGTTACTTGTAAAAGTAAATGTTTGTTCTATTCCATCTTCATTAAAGGCAGGTAAGGTGTATTCATAAGTTACGAATTTCTCACCACTATCTGATTTGCTTTCTATCTTCTCACCCATCCCTTTAATTTGAACATAATAATTGTCTGTACCTATTCTGTTTAGATTCACATTTTGCATAAAAATGAAAGCGCCAAGCACCACTACAAGAAATACAACTAGGATTACCTTTTTCATTGTTTGTCTCCTTCACTATACTATTTTGTTTTCGTCACTGTTTTGTAGTAAGCATTTACTGTTACAAAGTAATACACGATGTAAATACATGTGTACACTCCCATACAGATCATCACTGGAATAACTAAGCTGATTTGTAACAATCTCGATAAAGCGGTTAGTGCCACTGCACAATGGGCTATTCCTGCAAGCAAAGGCAAACCAAAGATGAATAACATTTGTTTGGCAATAGCTAATCGTACTTCCTTTTTATTCACACCGATTTTGTGTAAAATTTCATAACGCTCTTTATCTGAGTTCGCTTCTGTTAATTGTTTGAAGTAGATAATGCTTCCTGTAGCAGTAAGGAATACTAACCCTAAAAACCCGCCCATGAAAATCATTAAGCCTGTTGATTCTAAACCGGCAGCATAATCTGCATAGAAGCTAGAAAGCCTTGCTTTATCCGGCATAATCGCTCGAATGTCTTTTGTTAATTGCTCAGCATCATCTTCATTTGTGATTTTATACAAGTCCATATTTTCTCGTTTTATTTCTTTTTCTAAACCCGAAAACAACTCATCACTGACAACAATAGCAGTACCTGCAGTGTAATGATTGAGGATATTATACTTCTTCAAATTCTTAAATGTAATATTCTCATCACGGTCATTTACCTTTACAGAAATCGTTGAACCGACATACTCAGGCGACATCCCTTTCGTGTACGCGGCATCTAATACTGCTGCTTCATTTGCTTTTAGTGAAAGCACATCATTTCTTCCTTGCACTTTAGCTATTTTATTAAAATCACGGTTTGAAACCACAGTATAGATCATTTCATCAATATAGAATTTACTATCTAGATTGGTTACGTCTGCCTCTATTTGAAGTGTCGAAATCGCCTCATGATAGATCATGTCATGGTTTTTACTGTTTGAAATCATATCATTTACTTTGTTTGCTACGTTGTTATCTCCCGCAATAAACATTATGCTGCTCGGGTCAGCCATCTCCACATTACTTCTGTTGTTGTAATACAAACTATAAGCTGTTCCAACGGCTGTTAATGTCGTTGCACTTAACACTGCGATAATTGTCAGTGTACGTGCATTACCTTTGATCCTAAATAGAAGCTGAGATGTCCCGATTAAGTTAATTCCGTTCCAATATTTCTTTTTATTCTTTCTTGAAACCTTTAATAAATAAACAGTTAAACTACTAAATAAGAGATACGTACCTAGTATCACTGTAATTAAAATGACGAGCGGAGTAACCATGAACCCCATTGTTCTCCATATCTCTGAATCTAGCGCGTTCTGTAACGCGAGCCAATAACCGATTCCGATTAATATAATGGATAGCAGAGCTATGATAAAAGAGGTTTTTGGTTCTTGGTCACCTTCTTTATCTGCATGAAATAGTTCAATTAATTTAAAACGGTAAATTAATCGATATCCTTGAAACGATGTAATGAGCGTAATAATAGTAAATACAATAATCGTGTTCATGATCGCTTCTAATGAAATGGTGAAATTCGCAATGGCATCATAACCCATGATCTTCATTAAAATCACCACAAAAAACTTCGACAATACAGAACCCAACAGAATTCCCACAATAAGAGCCAAACATCCCATGATGAAGTTTTCATAAAAAAGCATGCGACCTATTTGCTTCTTACGTACACCGAGTAGAGAGTACAGTCCAACTTCTTTTTTACGTTTCCGTGTAAAGAAGGAATTGGAATACCAAATAAAAACAGCTACGAAAATGATTAAAACGACGGCCGCCCCGCTAAATACGGAGTTGATTTTTGGGGATGTGTCAGAAGTCGCCTGAATCGTCTGATCATACTTCAATGACACGAATACAAAGTAAATCACAATGCTAAATATCATCGATGCAAAGTATAGAAAATAGTTACTGAAATTTTGCCGGATCGTTTTTCTAGCAATGCTAAATAACGTCATGATCTCCACCTCCGAGCGAAGCGAGGATATCTAATATTTTGCGAAAGAACTCCTTGCGTAGCATCTGTCCTTTATGAATTTCTGTAAAAAGGCTGCCATCTTTAATGAATAGCACTCGTTTACAGAAGCTTGCTGCATATACATCGTGAGTTACCATCATAATGGTTGATTTGTTATTTTCGTTTAATGTGCTTAAACTTTCGAGTAAATTTGTAGCAGATTTCGAATCCAGTGCACCTGTCGGCTCATCAGCTAGAATTAAGCTTGGATTTGCAACAATCGCACGAGAAGCTGCTGTTCGTTGTTTTTGACCACCTGATATATGGTAGGGATATTTATTTAGAATTTCCCGAATCCCAAATGTATCAGCCACTACATTGACGCGTTCCTCGATTTCCTTTGCAGGTACCTTGGACAAGGCAAGCGGAAGCACAATGTTTTCTTTTACTGTTAACGTATCAAGTAAGTTGTAATCTTGGAAAATAAAGCCCAGCTTGTTGCGGCGGAAATCTGACAATTGCGCCTCTGTCATTTGGATAATATTCTGATCATCGATAATGATATCGCCTGATGAGGGCATATCAATGGTTGATAAAATATTGAGTAATGTTGATTTTCCGGCACCCGATGGGCCCATGATCCCAACAAATTCACCTTCTTGAATCTCTAAATTAATATCTTCCAACGCTTTGTATACATTGCCTTTGACACCAAATGCTTTTTGCACATTTATCGCTTGTAAAATTGGTTTCATGTAATTGTAATACCTCCTGTTAAAGCTATTATAATCCTCAAGCCTTACACCCCATTAATTTAAACCTTACATAAACCTTAAAACTATGTAAGCCTAAAATAGTTAATGGAATGACTTCATCCAAACTAGCATTCACGCCTGAAACAAATATAAAACCTAAATATGCGTCAAGCCGTATAAACGGCCTGACGCATATTTAG
The nucleotide sequence above comes from Paenibacillus sp. IHBB 10380. Encoded proteins:
- a CDS encoding sensor histidine kinase, whose product is MKWWLTGRYLLSVVLVVILVLIINIVIVLGLLVAQAVSQKPSFQTREISAEAFTTGFRHYIAMANNQVTITEKGKKELEANKAWIQILDENGKEIYGYRLPEEIKKKYTPLEAIQMYKYKEIDGQTTVFVSGKEMNQKNYSFFIGIEDPNIGKYVLSYDYRNIFHMFKVGSLIFIIIDGFIALLIGYLFSKRLTKPLNSLIDGIKRLANKEYNINYEPKGIYKEVFYNVNYLSNELRVSENERKKLDKMKEEWISNISHDIKTPLASILGYAEMMKDAEYQFSIEEMMEYAEIIESKSLYMNEVIEDLNLSTRLKNKELSLNKKTVNMVTLLRNMVIDILNDAKYSDRHIEFQCDQETIAIDVDEIFIRRAISNLIYNAIVHNDSNVNIVVRIEKKEQIHIIIQDDGKGIQKKELERIFDRYYRGTNTGELHKGSGLGMAIANDVIRVHNGEIKINSIVGYGTTIEIVL
- a CDS encoding response regulator transcription factor; the protein is MSLKNTKVLIIDDEEDILRILKTVLTKEGIDNIYTSTTVSDGFIQFQQKKPDIVLLDIMLPDGEGYDVCKQIRSISNVPILFLSAKTEEIDKILGFAIGGDDYIVKPFSPKEVAYRVKAQLRRADYIQADKEEDTLLKAGPFELNEQRAELKKNGENIELRPKELGLISYLLKNANRIISKESLCDHVWGEDFIGFDNTVMVHIRRLREKIEEQPSNPQYLITVKGLGYKLVIRDE
- a CDS encoding YxeA family protein is translated as MKKVILVVFLVVVLGAFIFMQNVNLNRIGTDNYYVQIKGMGEKIESKSDSGEKFVTYEYTLPAFNEDGIEQTFTFTSNKQLREEAYLNLFVKDDKKVKSYKEVKIEDISNKAKEKLK
- a CDS encoding FtsX-like permease family protein; the encoded protein is MTLFSIARKTIRQNFSNYFLYFASMIFSIVIYFVFVSLKYDQTIQATSDTSPKINSVFSGAAVVLIIFVAVFIWYSNSFFTRKRKKEVGLYSLLGVRKKQIGRMLFYENFIMGCLALIVGILLGSVLSKFFVVILMKIMGYDAIANFTISLEAIMNTIIVFTIITLITSFQGYRLIYRFKLIELFHADKEGDQEPKTSFIIALLSIILIGIGYWLALQNALDSEIWRTMGFMVTPLVILITVILGTYLLFSSLTVYLLKVSRKNKKKYWNGINLIGTSQLLFRIKGNARTLTIIAVLSATTLTAVGTAYSLYYNNRSNVEMADPSSIMFIAGDNNVANKVNDMISNSKNHDMIYHEAISTLQIEADVTNLDSKFYIDEMIYTVVSNRDFNKIAKVQGRNDVLSLKANEAAVLDAAYTKGMSPEYVGSTISVKVNDRDENITFKNLKKYNILNHYTAGTAIVVSDELFSGLEKEIKRENMDLYKITNEDDAEQLTKDIRAIMPDKARLSSFYADYAAGLESTGLMIFMGGFLGLVFLTATGSIIYFKQLTEANSDKERYEILHKIGVNKKEVRLAIAKQMLFIFGLPLLAGIAHCAVALTALSRLLQISLVIPVMICMGVYTCIYIVYYFVTVNAYYKTVTKTK
- a CDS encoding ABC transporter ATP-binding protein, whose protein sequence is MKPILQAINVQKAFGVKGNVYKALEDINLEIQEGEFVGIMGPSGAGKSTLLNILSTIDMPSSGDIIIDDQNIIQMTEAQLSDFRRNKLGFIFQDYNLLDTLTVKENIVLPLALSKVPAKEIEERVNVVADTFGIREILNKYPYHISGGQKQRTAASRAIVANPSLILADEPTGALDSKSATNLLESLSTLNENNKSTIMMVTHDVYAASFCKRVLFIKDGSLFTEIHKGQMLRKEFFRKILDILASLGGGDHDVI